Within Limanda limanda chromosome 17, fLimLim1.1, whole genome shotgun sequence, the genomic segment gtggtggtggtggtggtggtgggggggggggctgagtgaGTTAGaccttgagcagcggaggttccTGATAACGTCGCTGAAATCTTCCTAAGCTACATCCAAAACTTGTCTGCTGGGATTAATTTATAAGCCTCGGTAGTTTGAAAACCATTACAAGGCTCAAGACGACTTCCACTTTTTAAACGGCCACATTTGgtgaagaagacaaacaaagtCATTTGATTTAGTAAACAGCTGTGGAAGGACTCATAAGGACGGTGTCCCATTTGGGCGCTCAACACCTGTTTCCCTTCCCAGAGTGAAATGAAATTCATGTGCAAAAACATTGTCTCtcaaaattaagaaaatagCTCACAGGAGCAGAGCAGGTTTACTTTGAGTCGGCGCTTCCAGGGAAAATAAACCCGTCGGTGGCATCTGTTCTCAGCCGACTCGCCAGAACTGTATCACTACTGTCCATATGGTCACTGCCACCCGGAATCTGCACCTTCCTAACTTCGTTTGCggtaattaaaaggaaaaaacaacaacaacaacggcaACGTGTTTGTCCCACTGTATTTGTAAGTGTGTTGGACAAACATtagtggggagagagagagagctgatgaGAGGGGACGAGCGAGAGGCAAAACGAAAAAGACCGGTAATGAAGGAAAAGTGTAAAAGCAGAgagagtgaagtgtgtgtggagATCGAGTCTGAAAGCAGATGTGTTGACGGAGCTTGTTCTGTTTGTCTCAGCCTGGACATGTAGAAACACCAGGATGTTATTCTGTCATGATGCAGACTTGTTGTTTCTCACACTGTGTTCCTCTGCCATGCGATGATCAGATGAGATGTTCCGCCGCTGTAAGTACAGCTTGTCTTTCCAAACGCACTTTAATATGAACTCATAGACCAATCCCCTCTCGTAaatgctgcacaaacacacgcacacattgcACGCAcagcagaagtgtgtgtgtcctcgccGGCTCTTGGGGAGTGTGAAGAGGTCAGGTTCATTTTCTTTGCGTTCAGGagtaagtgcttctctttggattctcttctgctgcagctccgtGACGTCTCCATTTCCTCTGCTGATCGGACGGTTTCatcttattttcttcatttagAACGACTAgcaggaaggagaaagagagtgagctacactgacacacacacacacacacacacacacacacacacacacacacacacacacacacacacattgagaacATGATCAAACTCCTCCCTCCCGACAGGTGAAGGCGCAATGAAAGGTATATACTGATATCCGCAAATTTCATTATTGTTGCTATTATTAACGGCTCGTAGGGATTTTCGGTGATCGGACGGTTTGATCTTATTTTCATCATTTAGACCGTCTAgcacaggggttttcaaccagTGGTCCGCGGCCCcttggtggtccgcgacggcattgcagggggtccgcaaaattcgctttgatatttcaacacatttccagattactcttgattatcgtgaaaaatatctaaaataagaaaaatatgtccaaaataatataaaggggctggtgatcatgaggttaaacttaagtaggcctcaattgtttgtgtgatattgtatgattatcgtttgtgacatattctgcatttctttgtcatcttccctcttcagttgtagccccagtttatgttgattgttattgatcaccgttactttaacgttctctctaCATGTCAgatacatgtctgtacatttaagtcatgaacgttatatattgatgtacatatggttctgagatgcagtacaactataaactgcattttaattttgttttcaattcttaagcactgaaaatcaaacgtttttgttgttttttcacagaggGTTAAAAGTAGACATCTGCAgaaatacagtttattatttataaaaatgaattacaaaaacgtttacagtttaaaacattttccacgATCATTGAGACAGATCTCTTGTAATAAGATGTAATTTAGGCCCCTTAACATTAATCTCAgtgcaaaatactgaacctgTGATCTGCTCCAAACACTGGAACCTCGGACTGTAATCCTACGAGTAGTGTGATGTGAGGAGGAACTGCTTtagtctttaatatataaatccaGCTGAGCTGTGACATGAAACAACGACACAACAGAATCtgtatatattcagtttattatgtaaatatttcaacGATTGAAACACCTGATGAAATAAAACCAACACCACATTATGACAGTAAACTTTACCATTCTTATATAAAAGGATCAGACAGTAACAATAACTAGAAACATGCTCTGGGTCCATACATTTTTTCCAGATTTACATGaggtccctgtgacctttgaccaatgtAATTCATCAATAGATCTttgattcaaaatgaaaactaatcaacattttctcatttgttgttctgtgaggccaccatgacctttgacctttggctaccagATTCTAACCAGTTCATCCTGgattccaagtgaatgtttgtactgAATTTGTAGAAATTCCCACTTGACTTTCATGGGTTTCGTGTTCTCCAGAATGGGACGGATGGACTAGTGAGTTTGAGGTACAGGTGTAATGATGAGAGGGGCGGAGTTTCCATTATCATTCCACCAAGGGCTGAAGTACGGATAAAGTTTCTCTGTAAAGCAGCAGCCTGTGATGCAACCGATGCGTGATTTAGAGTCTGCATTGTAAAAAGACACCTCACCTTTGTTGTAGTCTACAAAGACGCCCACCTTCTGAAGCTCTTCTTTCAATATTATAGGTTTTGAGTCTGCAGTTGTTTGATATTTGCCCCCAAACAATTGAATGCACCAATATCCATCTTTAACTGACAGAACTCTCCAGTTCTTTCTATCCACCGACTCCCTGACCACACCAACGATCCAACCTATCTTTCCTTTCACCTGcacctcaaagtaaaacttcCCTGTCATGAATCCCTCTTTTGCCAAAACCTGATCAAATGTATTAAATCTCTTTGGATTGTCTTTaactttgtcctttttaatgttgtcttctTGTGTAACTTGTTTTCCGTCTTCGCTTATGACAAGTGAGTTCTTTGCAGTGTCAGGGTCAAGGGTCAAGTCGACCGCGTGCTCTctcattcttttcattcttttcattctgatcTCAGGAATCTCTTCCATTATTTCGTCGACTCTCAGTTTCAGCCGAGTCAGGTGACCTTGCATGTCCTGGAAAGACAGGTCAGGGCCGAGGTCTGTGTCGGGACAGCTCTCGTGTGGAGGTATGGACAAGGTCGGGAAGCTCTGGAGGAAATGATAGTgatcctgtgactgtgacagatgttccagctgaCTGCTTCGGCTCTtgagctcagtcacttccttccTCAGTTCTTTGAGAAGCTCTTCACCCTTTtgctttattcctctgtgcctctgctGGATCGCCTCAACCAGCTCGGCCTGGCTCGTCTGAATGGACTGGATCAACTCGGTGAACACCTGCACGGCGGCTTGTTCCTCTTTTTCAGAATCTACCCGGCTGACATAGAGTAATTCTTCAACCTTCGCTATCTTCTCAATCCGTGTCTGTATCAACTTCTGCATGTTTGCCTGTGCCTCGTCTTTTGTTGCTGCCACTTTTTCATATTGCTCCTCCAGGGGGACGGCGTTGTGACCCTTGTGATCAGCTTTCAAACACAGGAGGCAAATGAAGGCCTGCTCCTTCAAGCAGTACAGCTCGGTcatcttgttgtgtgtctcgCACATCCTGTCGTCGAGATTCTTCACTGGCTCTAATAACGTGTGACCTTTGAGCACAGCAACTCTCCCATGCGGCTCCAGGTGTGACTCACAGAAAGAAGTCAGACACGTCAGGCAAGATTTAACggccttttcttttatctcagagcAGATGTCACAGAGAACGTCAACCTCCGGAAGCTGTGGGCCTGGAGTCGAGGCTTTGACTTGAACCAACTTCTTAAACTCAACAGCTAACTCTGAGATGAAAGTGTTGACTTGAAGTTCAGGTCTTGTGGAGAATTCCCGTTTGCACATGGGACACTGGCAAGTGTCTCCGCTGTCCCAGTACGTGTGGAGACATGAGCTGCAGAAGTTGTGTCCACACAGGATCGAGACTGGGTCTGTGAACACGTCCAGACAGATGGAACACAGTAACATctcctctgacagcagagagCTGGCTGAAGCCATATCTGGACAAAAACATGGGAGGCAGTTATAACTCATATCTGTGCTGAATAATCTGTTATAGATTTAATGGAAGGTTTAAATTTACCTGTGAAGTTTGCGAGGTTtagaagcagcagcttgaagtGACGAGCAAACTGTGACTTTCCTTCTTGAGTTTCACTTCAGCTTGATGACGCTGGTGATGGcccctcccctgctgctctgctccacttcctggTTACGTTTAACTCTTTCCACTCTGTTCATAGATATATGACTCTGTTCACATTGGgaactacggtggccctgagagctcaacgcaccgcaacttaagaaaacacatgcaagtggaaaacatcttcatcagtttcacaacacaacactacacaacatatCACAGAAACTAGCAGCAATACAGAAAACGAcaacggaagtgtttccagaggacagctAAAAGCGATGGACACTGATGTCATAGGATAGCGGTTTTCGTCCGCGACCCCCTGGTGGTCCgagacggcattgcagggggtccgcaaaatttcgctttgatatttcaacacatttccagattactcttgattatagtgaaaaatatctaaaataagaaaaatatgtctaaaataatataaaggtgctggtgatcatgaggttaaacttaagtaggcctcaattgtttgtgttatattgtatgattatcatttgtgacctattctgcattactttgtcatcttccctcttcagttgtagccccagtttatgttgattattattgatcaccgttactttaacgttctctcaacatgtcagctacatgtctgtacatttaagtcatgaatgttgtatattgatgtacatatggttctgagatgcagtacaactacaaactgcattttaattttgtttccaattcttaagcactgaaaatcaaccgtttttgttgtttttttacacagatttttctagatttgtttgaggtttttaaataaaaccaacatggaaaaccaaatgttaaaacttccttctatccacacaCGTAggccagttgaaaacccctggtctagcaggaaggagaaagagagtgagctacacacacacacacacacacacacacacacacacacacacacacacacacacacacacacactcacacacacacacacacacacacacacacacacacacacattgagaacATGATCATACTCCTTCCTCCCGACAGGTGACGGCGCAATGAAAGGTTTCAGATACATAAGAATATACTGATATCCGCAAATTTCATTATCATTAATAACTCGTAGGGATTTTCGGTGCATGTTGGTTCTTTGTCATTTAAGCTTGTAACAATGGAGACAAGCTCACCTCCGCTGGCCCCTCTCCTGCaagcacacccccccccctacccccccccctccagtaaTCAATTCTCAATGGTAGACTTCAGTAAGCTCATTAGGCTCTCACTTGGCACAGACTCCATTACAGCAGCATAATTACCACAGCTCtgccttctctcctcccccccccccccccctctctgagaGAAACACCTTCATTCCGGGGCTTTGACAGTGATTATTGTTTTGATGCATCACTTGGGAACCGAGCGCTGAAAACATTCTTTCCATCGCAACCATAGCATATCTACATGTATGTTGTGAGCTGGTAAACTGG encodes:
- the LOC133023203 gene encoding E3 ubiquitin-protein ligase TRIM39-like, whose protein sequence is MASASSLLSEEMLLCSICLDVFTDPVSILCGHNFCSSCLHTYWDSGDTCQCPMCKREFSTRPELQVNTFISELAVEFKKLVQVKASTPGPQLPEVDVLCDICSEIKEKAVKSCLTCLTSFCESHLEPHGRVAVLKGHTLLEPVKNLDDRMCETHNKMTELYCLKEQAFICLLCLKADHKGHNAVPLEEQYEKVAATKDEAQANMQKLIQTRIEKIAKVEELLYVSRVDSEKEEQAAVQVFTELIQSIQTSQAELVEAIQQRHRGIKQKGEELLKELRKEVTELKSRSSQLEHLSQSQDHYHFLQSFPTLSIPPHESCPDTDLGPDLSFQDMQGHLTRLKLRVDEIMEEIPEIRMKRMKRMREHAVDLTLDPDTAKNSLVISEDGKQVTQEDNIKKDKVKDNPKRFNTFDQVLAKEGFMTGKFYFEVQVKGKIGWIVGVVRESVDRKNWRVLSVKDGYWCIQLFGGKYQTTADSKPIILKEELQKVGVFVDYNKGEVSFYNADSKSRIGCITGCCFTEKLYPYFSPWWNDNGNSAPLIITPVPQTH